From Daucus carota subsp. sativus chromosome 6, DH1 v3.0, whole genome shotgun sequence, the proteins below share one genomic window:
- the LOC108224748 gene encoding nuclear transcription factor Y subunit C-1-like, with protein sequence METNTTPQPPPPPPSTGVVPTQLQAFPSTPPPQSQSQPYHHLLQQQQQQLQMFWTYQRQDIEQANDFKNHQLPLARIKKIMKADEDVRMISAEAPILFAKACELFILELTIRSWLHAEENKRRTLQKNDIAAAITRTDIFDFLVDIVPRDEIKDEAGVGLVLGGPVGGGIVGGSASGVPYYYPPMGQPAPGGVMMGRPAVDVSSGVYAQPSQAWQSVWQTEDGSYGSGGQQDNLDG encoded by the coding sequence ATGGAAACAAACACCACCccacaaccaccaccaccaccaccttccACCGGTGTAGTCCCAACGCAGCTCCAGGCATTCCCATCAACCCCGCCACCACAGTCACAGTCACAGCCGTACCATCACCTtctgcagcagcagcagcagcagctgcAGATGTTCTGGACTTATCAACGTCAAGATATCGAGCAAGCTAATGACTTCAAGAACCATCAGCTCCCATTAGCCCGAATCAAGAAAATCATGAAAGCAGATGAGGATGTCAGGATGATCTCCGCGGAAGCTCCTATCTTGTTTGCTAAGGCTTGTGAGCTTTTCATTCTGGAACTTACTATACGTTCTTGGCTACATGCGGAGGAGAATAAGAGGAGGACACTGCAGAAAAATGACATTGCTGCCGCGATTACCAGGACGGATATATTTGATTTCTTGGTTGATATTGTGCCTAGGGATGAGATTAAGGATGAGGCGGGTGTTGGGTTGGTTTTGGGGGGGCCTGTTGGAGGGGGAATTGTGGGGGGTAGTGCTAGTGGAGTTCCTTATTATTATCCCCCTATGGGTCAGCCTGCTCCGGGCGGGGTAATGATGGGAAGGCCTGCGGTGGATGTGAGTTCTGGGGTTTATGCGCAGCCTTCTCAGGCGTGGCAGTCGGTGTGGCAGACGGAGGATGGATCGTATGGGAGCGGTGGTCAGCAGGATAATCTTGATGGCTAa
- the LOC108224226 gene encoding protein NUCLEAR FUSION DEFECTIVE 4, with protein MVELKEKSKEFLNNRWLVFVASMWVQSCSGIGYLFGSLSPVIKKSMGYNQRQLAMLGVAKDLGDAIGFIGGSLCEVVPIWAVLAIGVVQNFVGYGLVWLIVSRILPAAPLWVLCILIFVGTNGETYFNTGALVACVQNFPKNRGPVVGILKGFAGLSGAIMTQVYLMFNFPSETSLILTIAVGPTVIITAVMFLVKPVRGHRQARDTDNSSFLFVYGVCLVLAAYLLAFMLLQDLTNMSQVIVNVLTVVLLFIILLPILVPITLVFTPAPKSPTEVSLLPEPQNQDTSQPEPNEVIFSELEDEKTSEIDALPVVERQKRIVHLQAKLFQAAADGAVRVKKRRGPRRGEDFTLMQALLKADFWLIFFSLVLASGSGLTVMDNLGQMSESLGYENTHIFISMISIWNFLGRVGGGYFSEIIIRKYTYPRPIAMAVVQVMMAIALFFYAMGLPGAIYVLSVLMGLGYGAHWAIVPAAASELFGLKSFGALYNFLALSSPTGSLIFSGIIASGIYDSEARKQASIKHQSIGYMGEDDSLTCYGTICYSLTCWILGGLCIVASILSSIVVYRTKRVYAQLYRNPRG; from the exons ATGGTGGAGCTGAAAGAGAAAAGCAAGGAGTTTCTGAACAACAGATGGCTAGTTTTTGTGGCTTCTATGTGGGTTCAGAGTTGTTCTGGGATTGGATATCTGTTTGGGAGTTTATCACCTGTGATCAAGAAGAGTATGGGTTATAATCAGAGGCAGCTAGCTATGTTGGGTGTGGCTAAAGATTTGGGTGATGCTATTGGGTTTATTGGGGGGAGTTTATGTGAGGTTGTGCCTATTTGGGCTGTTCTTGCTATTGGGGTGGTTCAGAATTTTGTTGGGTATGGTCTTGTTTGGCTCATTGTCAGTCGTATATTGCCTGCTGCGCCTTTGTGGGTG CTATGTATCCTAATATTTGTTGGAACAAATGGAGAGACCTATTTCAATACTGGAGCTCTTGTTGCCTGTGTCCAGAACTTTCCCAAAAATCGTGGCCCTGTTGTAGGCATACTGAAGGGGTTTGCTGGGCTGAGTGGGGCAATTATGACCCAAGTTTATCTCATGTTCAACTTTCCAAGTGAGACGTCGCTGATTTTGACAATTGCAGTTGGTCCAACAGTAATCATTACTGCTGTAATGTTTCTAGTTAAACCTGTGAGAGGTCACCGACAAGCTAGGGATACTGATAATTCCAGTTTTTTATTTGTCTATGGTGTTTGCCTTGTTCTTGCAGCTTATTTGTTAGCATTTATGCTGCTTCAGGATTTGACAAATATGAGTCAAGTCATTGTTAATGTATTGACAGTTGTGTTGCTCTTTATCATATTGCTTCCAATCCTAGTTCCTATTACTTTGGTTTTTACTCCGGCACCTAAATCTCCAACTGAGGTGAGCCTTCTCCCCGAGCCTCAAAATCAAGATACAAGTCAGCCTGAACCAAATGAGGTCATTTTCAGTGAGTTGGAAGATGAAAAAACCTCAGAAATAGATGCACTTCCAGTAGTGGAGAGACAAAAGAGAATTGTTCATTTGCAAGCCAAACTGTTTCAAGCAGCTGCTGACGGAGCAGTGAGGGTCAAGAAGAGAAGAGGACCACGTAGAGGAGAGGACTTCACCTTAATGCAAGCATTACTAAAAGCAGATTTCTGGCTAATCTTCTTTTCCCTTGTACTGGCTTCTGGTTCTGGTTTGACAGTAATGGATAATCTAGGACAGATGTCTGAATCTTTGGGATACgaaaatacacatatatttatatccatGATTAGCATTTGGAACTTTCTAGGACGTGTTGGTGGAGGTTACTTTTCCGAAATTATTATAAG GAAATATACCTATCCAAGGCCAATAGCGATGGCTGTGGTTCAGGTCATGATGGCGATTGCACTCTTCTTCTATGCTATGGGGTTACCTGGGGCGATTTATGTCCTCTCTGTGCTGATGGGACTTGGATACGGAGCACACTGGGCTATTGTTCCTGCTGCAGCCTCCGAATTGTTTGGTTTAAAAAGTTTTGGTGCACTATACAATTTCCTTGCATTGTCCAGCCCAACTGGTTCTTTAATCTTCTCCGGTATCATTGCTAGTGGTATATATGATTCCGAAGCAAGGAAACAAGCTTCTATCAAACATCAAAGTATAGGATATATGGGAGAGGACGATTCCCTTACCTGTTATGGCACAATTTGCTACTCACTGACTTGCTGGATTCTGGGAGGACTTTGTATTGTTGCATCTATCTTGAGTTCTATAGTTGTTTATCGGACAAAAAGAGTCTATGCTCAGCTCTACAGAAATCCTAGGGGATAA
- the LOC108226540 gene encoding mediator of RNA polymerase II transcription subunit 30, with the protein MRMAETEEEQNKSRQQVGMEGDKQLQNTIKAAIQVLSTLTKEFSNPTSWPTQSMKTISDHAGDYTHLFEMCGGAHYKSSFASLLSLVAALKAKSHEMSSPTHCSVSPMDEDDVEKLEERASTLRKELANKNEYLKVLMDQLRELMNDVSSWQSQCSE; encoded by the exons ATGAGAATGGCAGAAACAGAAGAAGAGCAAAACAAGAGCAGACAGCAAGTGGGTATGGAAGGGGATAAGCAATTGCAGAACACAATCAAAGCAGCTATTCAGGTGTTATCTACTCTTACTAAGGAGTTTTCTAATCCCACCTCGTGGCCCACACAATCCATGAAAACCATAAGTGACCATGCTGGTGATTACACTCATCTTTTTGAAATGTGTGGTGGAGCTCACTACAAATCCTCTTTTGCTTCTCTCCTTTCTCTTGTTGCTGCTCTCAAG GCTAAATCACATGAGATGAGCTCACCAACACACTGTTCCGTTTCACCTATGGACGAAGATGATGTTGAGAAGTTGGAAGAGCGTGCTTCTACCCTACGCAAG GAGCTTGCAAACAAGAACGAGTATCTCAAGGTTCTGATGGATCAGCTTCGAGAACTTATGAATGATGTATCAAGCTGGCAAAGTCAATGTTCTGAATGA
- the LOC108226131 gene encoding uncharacterized protein LOC108226131 gives MLFADDIVLIAESRSEVNEKLEQWRIALEGYGLRLSRSKTEYLWANFSEEIHEADVAVCIAEARAPQTNTFKYLGSIIQSNGDISADVTHRISTGWLRWRASTGVLCDKSLPLKLKGKFYRVAIRPSLLNGSECWPLRKAQERRIETAEIRMLRWICGNTMIDHIPNDTFRRLLGVESISKKIREGRLRWYGHVRRQCNSAPVRRVEHISVRGQEKEGSASSDMG, from the coding sequence ATGCTTTTTGCTGATGATATTGTGTTAATCGCCGAGTCTCGAAGTGAGGTTAATGAGAAATTAGAACAATGGCGTATAGCGTTGGAAGGTTATGGCTTGCGTCTGAGCCGTTCTAAAACTGAGTATCTCTGGGCCAATTTCAGTGAGGAGATTCATGAGGCGGATGTTGCTGTATGTATTGCGGAGGCTCGTGCACCACAAACTAATACCTTTAAATACTTGGGTTCTATCATTCAGAGTAATGGCGATATTTCTGCGGATGTTACACATCGTATTTCGACAGGATGGCTTCGTTGGCGGGCTTCTACAGGTGTGTTGTGTGATAAGAGTTTacctttgaagttgaagggtAAATTCTATCGTGTAGCAATCAGACCGTCATTATTAAATGGTTCTGAGTGTTGGCCATTGAGAAAGGCTCAGGAACGTAGGATAGAGACAGCAGAAATACGTATGTTGCGTTGGATTTGTGGTAACACCATGATAGATCATATACCGAATGATACTTTTCGACGTCTTTTAGGTGTTGAGTCTATCTCTAAGAAAATAAGGGAGGGACGTTTACGTTGGTATGGACATGTTCGGCGTCAATGTAACTCAGCACCGGTTCGGAGAGTAGAACACATATCGGTTCGGGGGCAAGAGAAAGAGGGGTCGGCCTCGTCGGACATGGgctga